A DNA window from Rhodococcus sp. Z13 contains the following coding sequences:
- a CDS encoding MBL fold metallo-hydrolase has protein sequence MSGLQQVGDGVWAFLRTPGGWGEANTGLVVAPGTASLVVDTAWDVGVARRIAEAQAPLVADAPITEAVNTHSDGDHWWGNDSLPAGTRITTSTAALEGMREDLPPRALTALASTGSVLGRLPGPIGAAGAYTARVRGDARFPRRTPRMPDHTFDTATTLEVGGRTVELERLGPCHTAGDLVARIADAGVVFTGDLLFIGSTPILWHGPLDNWLSALDRLLAWDAAVYVPGHGPLCGTAEIRTLRNYWLWLRDAAAEQHRTGTGLLPAARALVRSPEFTQWRHWESPERLVLSLSTLFDQWNGKPPGPPTVVRRATAFAVAETLLREGALNS, from the coding sequence ATGAGCGGTCTGCAGCAGGTCGGGGACGGGGTCTGGGCGTTCCTGCGGACACCCGGGGGCTGGGGTGAGGCCAACACCGGGCTGGTCGTGGCGCCCGGGACGGCGTCGCTCGTGGTGGACACGGCCTGGGACGTCGGGGTCGCCCGGCGGATCGCCGAGGCGCAGGCACCGCTCGTCGCGGACGCCCCGATCACCGAGGCGGTGAACACGCACAGCGACGGCGACCACTGGTGGGGCAACGACAGCCTGCCCGCCGGCACCCGGATCACGACGAGCACGGCCGCCCTCGAGGGGATGCGCGAGGACCTCCCGCCGCGTGCCCTCACCGCGCTGGCCTCCACGGGATCGGTGTTGGGGCGGCTGCCGGGACCGATCGGCGCCGCCGGGGCCTACACGGCCCGGGTGCGCGGCGACGCACGTTTCCCGCGCCGCACCCCGCGTATGCCCGACCACACCTTCGACACCGCCACGACGCTCGAGGTCGGTGGCCGCACGGTCGAACTCGAGCGGCTCGGTCCCTGTCACACGGCCGGCGATCTCGTCGCGCGGATCGCCGACGCCGGGGTGGTGTTCACCGGCGACCTGCTGTTCATCGGGTCGACGCCGATCCTGTGGCACGGTCCCCTCGACAACTGGCTGTCGGCGCTGGACCGGCTGCTGGCCTGGGACGCCGCGGTCTACGTGCCCGGCCACGGTCCGCTGTGCGGCACCGCCGAGATCCGGACACTGCGCAACTATTGGCTGTGGCTGCGCGACGCCGCCGCAGAACAGCACCGGACGGGAACCGGCCTGCTCCCCGCCGCCCGCGCTCTCGTCCGCAGCCCGGAGTTCACGCAGTGGCGGCACTGGGAGTCGCCCGAACGGCTCGTGCTGAGCCTGAGCACCCTGTTCGACCAGTGGAACGGTAAGCCGCCCGGCCCGCCGACCGTCGTGCGGCGGGCCACGGCGTTCGCCGTCGCCGAGACGCTGCTGCGCGAGGGCGCACTCAACTCCTGA
- a CDS encoding FdhF/YdeP family oxidoreductase: MLDDYRNDYDENDLEIGDHKEAAAGVTGVAVAMKRSLEQMGLVRTAESLLELNQAEGFDCPSCAWPDPDPGHRKIAEFCENGAKAVAEEGTRRRADPEFFAKYSIAELSQRSELWLGKQGRITHPMVKRPGATHYTPIDWDEAFALIGEKLRSLDSPEEAIFYTSGRASNEAAFVYQLFARALGTNNLPDCSNMCHESTSIALQESIGIGKASVTLDDVHHAELIVLQGQNPGTNHPRMLTALEEAKRNGAKIIAINPLREAGLVNFRNPQTPRGVIGKGTDIADLHLPVAVNGDLALLQAFGSLLVEWDALDHDFIRGYTRGFEEWAEHVRGVDWDVVVSATGLSRQQITEAAQMLRRSKATVFCWAMGITQHRNAVATIKEICNLAFAQGNIGKRGAGLMPVRGHSNVQGDRTMGIWERAPQSFLDAIQKEFGFDPPREYGYDTVDSIRAMRDGKARFFLGLGGNFVQAAPDTAVTTEAMSRLDTTVHISTKPNRSHLVCGETALILPTLGRTDKDVQASGPQFVSVEDTTCSVHASRGPLKPPSKHLKSEVAIITGIAEATLGDRYGIDWTAMRDDYKNIREHISRVVPGCESYEVNVRRPGGFILPHPPRDSRTFQTESGKAEFVVSPVEVVQVPPGHLLLQTLRSHDQFNTTVYGLSDRYRGIEGGRRVVFVHREDIAALGFDNGDMVDLFTRWDGDERVRCAEQFRIVEYDLPRGSAAAYYPETNALVPLDSTALQSNCPTYKSVVVSLAPAGTRDSSCPDVHGTQTVGSDWSHKTCPQPEHLS; encoded by the coding sequence ATGCTGGACGACTACCGGAACGACTACGATGAGAACGACCTCGAGATCGGCGACCACAAGGAGGCCGCCGCCGGCGTCACCGGTGTGGCAGTGGCCATGAAACGTTCGCTCGAGCAGATGGGTCTCGTGCGCACCGCCGAATCGCTGCTCGAACTCAACCAGGCCGAGGGTTTCGACTGCCCCAGCTGTGCCTGGCCCGATCCCGATCCCGGCCACCGCAAGATCGCCGAGTTCTGTGAGAACGGGGCCAAGGCCGTCGCGGAGGAGGGCACCCGCCGGCGCGCCGACCCGGAGTTCTTCGCGAAGTACAGCATCGCCGAACTGTCCCAGCGCAGCGAACTGTGGCTCGGCAAGCAGGGCCGCATCACCCACCCGATGGTCAAACGCCCGGGCGCCACGCACTACACCCCCATCGACTGGGACGAGGCGTTCGCCCTCATCGGGGAGAAGCTGCGGTCGCTGGACAGTCCCGAGGAGGCGATCTTCTACACCTCCGGTCGCGCCTCGAACGAGGCCGCCTTCGTCTATCAGCTGTTCGCGCGGGCCCTGGGCACCAACAACCTGCCGGACTGCTCCAACATGTGCCACGAGTCCACGAGCATCGCGCTGCAGGAGTCGATCGGCATCGGCAAGGCCAGCGTGACCCTCGACGACGTCCACCACGCCGAGCTCATCGTGCTGCAGGGCCAGAACCCCGGCACCAACCATCCGCGGATGCTCACGGCGCTGGAGGAGGCCAAGCGCAACGGCGCGAAGATCATCGCCATCAACCCGCTCCGCGAAGCGGGTCTCGTCAACTTCCGCAACCCGCAGACACCACGGGGCGTCATCGGCAAGGGCACCGACATCGCCGATCTGCACCTGCCCGTCGCGGTCAACGGCGATCTCGCCCTGCTGCAGGCGTTCGGGTCGCTGCTCGTCGAATGGGACGCTCTCGACCACGATTTCATCCGCGGGTACACCCGGGGATTCGAGGAGTGGGCCGAGCACGTGCGGGGTGTCGACTGGGACGTCGTCGTGTCCGCGACGGGTCTGTCGCGGCAGCAGATCACCGAGGCCGCGCAGATGTTGCGCCGCTCGAAGGCCACGGTCTTCTGCTGGGCGATGGGAATCACGCAGCACCGCAACGCCGTCGCCACCATCAAGGAGATCTGCAATCTCGCCTTCGCGCAGGGCAACATCGGAAAACGCGGCGCCGGCCTGATGCCGGTGCGGGGCCACTCCAACGTGCAGGGCGACCGCACGATGGGCATCTGGGAACGCGCACCGCAGAGCTTCCTCGACGCGATACAGAAGGAGTTCGGCTTCGATCCGCCTCGCGAATACGGCTACGATACGGTCGATTCCATCCGTGCGATGCGCGATGGCAAGGCGCGTTTCTTCCTCGGACTCGGCGGCAACTTCGTGCAGGCCGCACCCGACACGGCGGTCACCACCGAGGCGATGTCCCGCCTCGACACGACGGTGCACATCTCCACGAAACCGAATCGGTCGCATCTGGTGTGCGGGGAGACGGCGCTGATCCTGCCGACCCTCGGCCGCACCGACAAGGACGTGCAGGCGTCCGGTCCGCAGTTCGTGTCGGTGGAGGACACCACCTGCTCGGTGCACGCCTCCCGAGGCCCCCTGAAACCGCCCAGCAAGCACCTGAAGTCGGAGGTCGCGATCATCACCGGCATCGCCGAGGCCACCCTCGGTGACCGGTACGGCATCGACTGGACGGCGATGCGCGACGACTACAAGAACATCCGCGAGCACATCTCCCGGGTGGTGCCGGGCTGCGAGAGCTACGAGGTCAACGTCCGCCGGCCCGGCGGCTTCATCCTGCCGCACCCGCCGCGTGACAGCCGCACCTTCCAGACCGAGTCGGGGAAGGCGGAATTCGTGGTGTCACCGGTGGAGGTCGTGCAGGTCCCGCCCGGCCACCTGCTGCTGCAGACACTGCGCAGCCACGACCAGTTCAACACCACCGTCTACGGGCTCAGCGACCGTTACCGCGGCATCGAGGGTGGCCGCCGCGTCGTCTTCGTGCACCGGGAGGACATCGCCGCTCTCGGGTTCGACAACGGCGACATGGTGGATCTGTTCACGCGCTGGGACGGCGACGAACGCGTGCGGTGTGCCGAGCAGTTCCGGATCGTCGAGTACGACCTGCCGCGGGGGAGTGCGGCCGCCTACTATCCGGAGACCAACGCGCTGGTTCCGCTCGACTCGACGGCGCTGCAGAGCAACTGCCCCACCTACAAGTCGGTCGTGGTCTCTCTCGCGCCGGCCGGGACGCGCGATAGTTCCTGCCCCGACGTGCACGGCACGCAGACGGTCGGGTCGGACTGGTCGCACAAGACCTGCCCGCAACCGGAGCACCTGTCCTGA
- a CDS encoding FMN-binding glutamate synthase family protein, with amino-acid sequence MRWSKTFGIPAAAAAAVGAYDLAQKRHSLLRNFPVLGHARYLLESIGPELRQYIITTNDEERPFTRDQRRWIYASSKNVTNTFGFGSDNDIEFTDGYTIVKHRTFSDLPPSAAPHAGEKLTIPSAKILGAARRRRRAFRPESFVNISAMSFGSLSGAAVEALNRGAAAAGCLQNTGEGGLTRYHRNGGELIFQIGTGYFGCRDETGRFDLARLKDVVESAPVRALEIKLSQGAKPGLGGLLPGAKVTPEIAEVRGIPVGRDCVSPSRHTEFHDVDELLDWVELLAAETGLPVGIKSAVGDPTFWDELTRQMRATDRGVDFVTIDGGEGGTGAAPLVFADAVSLPFRSGFARVYAAFAEAGLTDGVTFVGAGKLGLPDNAVAAMALGCDMVNVAREPMFAIGCIQAQKCHTDRCPTGVATQNRWLVRGLDVPSKAERVTDYIGALRRDVFKIAQATGVAHPGLITVDDVEVADGNQHAITLRELYGYREGWGLPSPSDRDEITRLMTVEAVTTPGGTDSGGSVPPPDR; translated from the coding sequence ATGCGGTGGTCGAAGACGTTCGGAATCCCGGCGGCCGCGGCGGCAGCCGTCGGTGCGTACGATCTTGCGCAGAAGCGACATTCGTTGCTACGCAATTTCCCGGTTCTCGGGCATGCCCGCTACCTCCTCGAATCGATCGGGCCGGAGCTGCGCCAGTACATCATCACGACCAACGACGAGGAGCGTCCGTTCACCCGCGATCAGCGCAGATGGATCTACGCGTCGTCCAAGAACGTCACCAATACCTTCGGTTTCGGCAGCGACAACGACATCGAGTTCACGGACGGGTACACGATCGTCAAGCACCGCACGTTCTCGGATCTGCCGCCGTCCGCCGCCCCGCACGCCGGGGAGAAACTCACCATCCCGTCCGCGAAGATCCTCGGTGCCGCCCGCAGACGCAGGCGGGCGTTCCGTCCCGAGTCGTTCGTGAACATCTCCGCGATGAGCTTCGGATCCCTGTCCGGTGCCGCGGTGGAAGCACTCAACCGGGGTGCGGCCGCGGCCGGATGCCTGCAGAACACGGGTGAGGGCGGGCTGACGCGCTACCACCGCAACGGCGGCGAGCTGATCTTCCAGATCGGCACCGGCTACTTCGGATGTCGCGACGAAACAGGGCGTTTCGATCTCGCACGGTTGAAGGACGTGGTGGAGTCCGCGCCGGTACGGGCACTGGAGATCAAGCTCAGCCAGGGCGCCAAGCCGGGGCTCGGTGGATTGCTGCCGGGAGCCAAGGTCACTCCCGAGATCGCCGAGGTCCGTGGCATTCCCGTCGGCAGGGACTGCGTGAGCCCGTCCCGCCACACGGAGTTCCACGACGTCGACGAACTGCTCGACTGGGTGGAACTGCTCGCCGCGGAGACGGGGTTGCCGGTCGGCATCAAGTCCGCGGTGGGCGACCCGACGTTCTGGGACGAGCTGACCCGGCAGATGCGCGCGACCGACCGCGGCGTCGACTTCGTCACCATCGACGGGGGCGAGGGCGGCACCGGTGCGGCTCCCCTGGTGTTCGCCGACGCGGTGTCGCTACCGTTCCGCAGCGGGTTCGCCCGGGTCTACGCGGCCTTCGCCGAGGCCGGCCTGACGGACGGTGTCACCTTCGTCGGCGCGGGCAAACTCGGCCTGCCCGACAATGCCGTCGCCGCGATGGCGCTGGGATGCGACATGGTGAACGTCGCGCGCGAACCGATGTTCGCCATCGGGTGCATCCAGGCCCAGAAATGTCACACCGACCGATGCCCCACCGGGGTGGCGACGCAGAACCGTTGGCTCGTCCGCGGACTCGACGTCCCGTCCAAGGCCGAGCGGGTCACCGACTACATCGGCGCTCTGCGGCGCGACGTGTTCAAGATCGCGCAGGCCACGGGGGTGGCACATCCGGGACTGATCACCGTCGACGACGTGGAGGTCGCCGACGGGAACCAGCACGCCATCACTCTCCGCGAGCTGTACGGCTACCGGGAGGGCTGGGGCCTGCCCTCACCGAGCGATCGGGACGAGATCACCCGCCTCATGACGGTGGAAGCTGTCACCACACCGGGTGGCACCGATTCCGGGGGATCGGTTCCTCCCCCGGACCGGTAG